The bacterium genomic interval GATTGAAATATAGGGTATGAAACATCGGCTCATCTTTTTCATCAACAAGTTGTGTTGGGTTGCCTACATTCTGATAATCAGTCAAATAGTACTGCTCATATCTTGTATCAAACCCTAATCCTTTAAAGATATTCTTGACAATTAAACTCTGGTCTTTATTTATCTTAAATTTTTCATCAGGTTGATATATTTGCTCAAATTCCCGTGACCCATTCCATGTTTTGGCAATCAGATGTAATTTTGCAGGTTTGGAGACATCATATTCTAAATACAATTTTTCATCACCATCCCTTGTGTATGGCGGCTTCCCACTGGCGGTATCCTTCTCTACATAAAGTTCATAGGTATCATTTACCGTTGGATAAACTTTAACCACCGGGAAGAAGTCATTCGATTTTTTAAACTGTGGGTCCATCGTTCTAAGAGGGGCAGAATGCGGTCTCCCCCACATATCCTGCCATTTTACCTTTGGTAGATTTTCAATGTTAGTTGGAATAGGTGAATAAGCAATGCCCTGTGATAAATATTGTTTATATGGGTTTTCATCTGAGCCTAATAAAATGATAAAGAATAATGCCTGAGCATTCATCAGCACCTTACCATTAACAACATAGTTTTCCGGGATATTGGGTAATGTTGCCATTAAAATTGTTCTGGGCGGAAGGATTTTATTTTTGTCAGTAGAAGTGCCCGGGTAGGGCGGTGGTAATTCCGTGCTCCTTATCCCATATCTGACAAGTGGGTCGATAAAATCATACCCGCCAATTTGATGATATGTCCAGGTGCCGGTCCAGGTAAGTTTTTGTGCCGGCAGGATTATATCGCCATTTGGGGCTAAACTAATTAAAGGTTTATCAAGTCCTGGTCCCCATTGTGGTTCTTTATAAACATTTGGGATTTCAATTGGTGCCCCATAAGGATTTTCATAGATATAAGTTGTCACGCCATCCCAGTTATTAACATTAAATTTGACATAGCGGTTAGGTGCTTCGATAGGTAGTGGATAGCGTGGGTCATCAAAGAAAAATACCTCATTTTGTAACCAGACATTGGCATCACCGTCATCTACATCCCAGTATGTGCCGCCAGTTGACCAGACTATCTTTCGATTATCCGTTACATCAACAATTGGGGCAACCAAAGCGACTAAATCCTGGACATTGACATTTTTTGCCAATGTATCTTCTTTATTTTCAATGGGAAAGACAACATCCGAGAATATTCCGCTGCCAACAACGCCATAAGCGGTAAGTTTATCCAGCGAGCGGTCGCCAACTAATCGTGCCGCCATTTTTGCCTTCATCGTTACATCACGGGCATAAATCGTTACATCACCACCTGGCACCTCTTTGTAACTTGCGGATGTCTTGCAAACAACCGCCTCTCCTTTTTTAAGGGCATTTGCCTCTGTAAAAACCCAGAAGGATAAGTTTAACTTTGTATTTTCATCAATTTCGCCAAAATTCCAGGTAATAGTGGTCAATGTGCCAGGACCCAGGTCAGTGATAGTCCCTTCTCGCTCAATATTAGATTGTAATGGGCTGATTTTAGACTGGTCAGTAATATTGAATCCCGGCTGGACTACCGATTTGATAACTACATCCTTAAGTGGGTTATTCCAGAAGTTACAAAATGTTACCGTAACATACACCGGGACATCTGCCTCTAATCCGGGAATAATATCTTTGGGCACCTCCTCAGAGAACTTTTGGCAGGCATCCATTGATAAAGCCGCCTTTCTCGACATACTTAAAAGCACCGCATCTAAGACCATTGGATAATATTCTGTTTTATCCGATGGATGAGAAGGTATCATCATCGCACAGCCTAACTGGTGTTCAATATAAATTATGGCTGGTGAATCTGAATGATTGGTATCAGTATATTTAGCGATTATTGTCTGGGTAGCATTTGCCACTGGCGATTTTTCTAATAATAACGGGTCGTCAAGAACATAAGTTTCTGGAGCTAACCAGGAGAAGGTAAGTGGATGTGCGGTATCTAAAATATTTAGTTGCCCTTTACTATCTATATCTGTTACGCGTGTTTGTAAATCTACGGTTCCAGAACCTACCAGCCCAAGTTTTTCCACTAAATACACACATTCTCCCTGCGTGTAAAGGATACCGCCATTGGCGATAAATGATTTGAGATTATCTAATCCTTGTTGGGTCAAAGTGCCAACAACATCTTCCACATAACCTTTTTTAACTGATGGGAAAATAACCAGGTCATAATCAGCAAGTTTGCCCTGGCGAATATCATTTTCATTAACACGGTCAAAGTATTCACCCCAAAGATACATCCGGAATATTTGTTCAAAATAACCTTCTTCCCAGGTAATGTATTGGTCATATTCATCCATTAAATCCGAGTAAAATAAAGCAATCTTGATGGGTTGTAAGGAATAGGATTTTGAGACACCAAGCACATTTCCTGTCCCAACACCCTTTTCTACAACAAGATAATCTGGCGTTGGTGTGCCAACAAAATCTATAAAACTTATTACCGTTGAGGTTGCGGGTGAATATTCTGAGATAAATGTGCCGGCATCAAAAACCGTGTTGTGATAAGGGAATGATGTGGAGGCAGTCCATTCCATATTACCATATTCATAAACATGGTTAAAGCAAGCCTTGTAGGCATTTCTTATTTTATCCAGTTTAATCTGACCAGCACCTTCTTGCTGGTTACCCATAGGGATAATGACACTCATTGGCTCATATTGATAGCCAAGTCCAACCGGTGTGCGACATATCTCCGTAGAATAGTTACTGGGATATGAATTAGTGTTATAGCCGCGTAGGGCAAGATAGTATTTTTTATCATTCGTTAATCCTTCGAGATTATATTTCGGGACATTACCCACATCAATCATGTGGTCATAAGTTTTATTAATCGTTCCTGCGTAGGATTCATCGCCATAATATAAGATATACCCAGCAATATCTGGTTGAGGGCTGGGGTTCCAGGAAAGGTAAAGCACCTCATCCCCAGGCAGACATTCAGCTTCTTTCCAGAGAGGTGGTGTTGGCAGGTCGCCTTTAGTCGTATCTGAGACAACATTAGAAAGCCCGGATTCATTTCCAGCCTCATCTACGGTTTTTAAGGCAAAGAAATAGGTTTTATTCCAGCCAAGTCCGGTGACGGTGAAAGTTGCTCTCGTATTTGGGGCATCAGGTTTTGGTTCGCCAAATGCCTGGAAACAATTATCCCAATTCGCCTCAGTAATCTTCTCAAGAGAATATCGCACATCATAAACACTTGCCTTACCCTGTGTGCCGTTATCTCCTGGATTAGTCCAGCTAAGTTCTATGGTGCTTGCAGTAACACTTCCTACGGCTAAATCAGTAACCGTAGCTGGAGAAATCATATCGGTTGAAACGACATTGGATAGTGCGGAAACATTATATTGCTCATCATTTGTTTTCAGGGCAAAGTAATATTCATATTTAGTCAGTTGTAGGTTCTGGACGATAAATACCTCCGGTTCTCCTGCCTTTCTGGGTAGCGGTATGCCTACCTGTGTGGCAAATACCCAGGTATCCTCGGTTATGGGCACAGTAGAGTAGCGAATATCGTATTTATCATCGGTTCGATTTGGATAGCCTTTATCTTTTGTCCAGGTTATATTTCCGTCATCACCAGGGGATGTCCAGACCAACATAAGTGAGCCGTTTTGCAGATTAACATTGGCAATGGCAAGGTCAGTCACGGTGCCAGGGGCTATTTCGTCTAAGGTCGTTTTCTGAAAGACATTGGATATGTTAGACAACTGTCCGCCTCTATCCATAGTTTTTAAGGCAAAGAAATAGGTTGTTTCGGGTTGGACGGTGCGACTGCCAATGGGTAATTTTCGGTCATCAGTGACAGTTCCGATAACAACCAGATGGTCTCGATTACCGGCAAAGGAAGGTTTTGGTATTATACCTGGAGCAGAGGCACAATTGTCAAAATCATTCTGTAAGGTATTTGTGCCTTGCGTTGTCCATTTAATAGTATAAGTGCTTGCCTGTCCTTGACTTCCATCTGCACCAGGTGCAGTCCAATTTAAAATAATGCTAAATGATGTTGGTTGAATGGGTTGCCAGCCGGTGATTGCTGTCCAATACAAACTATCAAGGTCGCTCACCGCGGCTGGTGGGGTATCATTTAGCATCACTGTAGTTTGTTCTCCCGCAGAATAAGTTCCATCTTTATCATAGGCAAAAGCGGTGTAGTAATAAGTTTGAAGTGGAATTAATGCCGGGTCTTCATCTGTGCAGGTCTCATACTGATTATTATAAATTACCATTAATTTCCCATCATTTGTTAGACTACCAACAACATAGGTTGAAGTTGCTCCTTGAGTTGGTGTCCAGGTGCCAATAGTCTCTGTCCCGCGGACAATAAGCACACCACGAAAATAAGCATTGTAGGGATTCTCCCAGCTCAATCGAATGATATTATCATTCGATTCGCCTTTAAACTTCTTTACCGGATTCATCATCCCGGGTGCAAGTTCAAATCGGAACTCAACAGCATGTTTTGATTCTGGATTATGTTGTCTGGTATGAAACATATCGGCTAAACCTACTTCAACCGTATAAGTTCCGGGCACACAATTTTTAAAAGTCCAGGTTGTCTCGTTAACAAATCCTGTCCAGACAGCTTGTTTGTTTCCACCAGGCGGCTGGCAGTAGAGCACAAGAATAATATATCCTTCCCAGTAGCCATCAGGTGCCATGCCGATACTGAAGTTTTCTACTTCAAATGTCGCGGTAATCGAGCCTTCACTGGTGATGGTGGCAGTAGCGGTTGGCCAGGTAACGCGGATGGTCGGTGGGGCATAACTTGCCGTAAAATCTACATCGGAAATATCAACACCGCTTATTTGAACTGTTCTGGAACCTGGTGAAAAAGACCACCATAATTTATCCGGGGTAACAATGTAATTTCCATCTGGCAGACCACTAAAAACATAACTACCATCAGCCGATGTGGTGGTTACACTTGAAACATTGCCGGCAATGGTCACCTGGGCATCAGCAAGAGTGTTAATTTTACCACTTATGCTAAAAGCCCCGACATTTGAAACCCCTGTGAAATAGCCGATTAAACCTAATATTAGAATCATCCATTTTTTCATCAAAAATACACCTCCCTGTTAGAATGAATGATGGAGTATTATCAATATTCCATTGTTTCCAGATATTATAAATATAACATAATTTTTAGAAATTGGCAAGTTTTTTTTACATTTAAAAAAATATTGACAATAACTTAATGGTGATGATATAATAATTATTACAAACAATAAATCAGGAGGGTAACCGTTCAGGTAATCCTTTACCGCAGAGACGCAGAGAAACAGAGAAGACATAAAAATAAATCAGATAACAGAAAAGATTATCGGTGCAGCTATTGAAATACATAGGAGCTGCTTGCCGAATGTTCAGCAGACAAGCCAGATTTGTTAATCCATCCCTGATTTTCATCAGGGCAAGTTTAATGTTGTTGTACTCAAAAGCTTGCCCAGGGATGTTAAGCGTCTCGTCCCTAGATTTTAATTTTTTTCTCTGCGTCTCTGTGTCTCTGCGGTGAACAGTTACAAAAAGAGTTAGTCAAAAGTCCGTATTAAAAGATTAATAAACAATGAAAGACCCGAAATGCACAAAAAAAGGAAATTTCGGGACGGTTCCTTTTATCGTTTTTCCTATGATTTTTGTTGGAAATTGGAAATTGGGCTGTAACTATTCACCACGAAGGGTACGGAGAGCACGAAGTGAAATTTGATGAATTATCGAATAGAGTCATTGGATGCGCTATAGCGGTGCATCGAACTCTTGGGCCAGGTTTGCTTGACACCGTGAAGAGTGATAATTCACAATTGACAATTCACCATTCACCATTATTAAGGAAATTTAGGGAAGAAATTGTGAATGGTGAATTGTGAATGG includes:
- a CDS encoding fibronectin type III domain-containing protein, which translates into the protein MKKWMILILGLIGYFTGVSNVGAFSISGKINTLADAQVTIAGNVSSVTTTSADGSYVFSGLPDGNYIVTPDKLWWSFSPGSRTVQISGVDISDVDFTASYAPPTIRVTWPTATATITSEGSITATFEVENFSIGMAPDGYWEGYIILVLYCQPPGGNKQAVWTGFVNETTWTFKNCVPGTYTVEVGLADMFHTRQHNPESKHAVEFRFELAPGMMNPVKKFKGESNDNIIRLSWENPYNAYFRGVLIVRGTETIGTWTPTQGATSTYVVGSLTNDGKLMVIYNNQYETCTDEDPALIPLQTYYYTAFAYDKDGTYSAGEQTTVMLNDTPPAAVSDLDSLYWTAITGWQPIQPTSFSIILNWTAPGADGSQGQASTYTIKWTTQGTNTLQNDFDNCASAPGIIPKPSFAGNRDHLVVIGTVTDDRKLPIGSRTVQPETTYFFALKTMDRGGQLSNISNVFQKTTLDEIAPGTVTDLAIANVNLQNGSLMLVWTSPGDDGNITWTKDKGYPNRTDDKYDIRYSTVPITEDTWVFATQVGIPLPRKAGEPEVFIVQNLQLTKYEYYFALKTNDEQYNVSALSNVVSTDMISPATVTDLAVGSVTASTIELSWTNPGDNGTQGKASVYDVRYSLEKITEANWDNCFQAFGEPKPDAPNTRATFTVTGLGWNKTYFFALKTVDEAGNESGLSNVVSDTTKGDLPTPPLWKEAECLPGDEVLYLSWNPSPQPDIAGYILYYGDESYAGTINKTYDHMIDVGNVPKYNLEGLTNDKKYYLALRGYNTNSYPSNYSTEICRTPVGLGYQYEPMSVIIPMGNQQEGAGQIKLDKIRNAYKACFNHVYEYGNMEWTASTSFPYHNTVFDAGTFISEYSPATSTVISFIDFVGTPTPDYLVVEKGVGTGNVLGVSKSYSLQPIKIALFYSDLMDEYDQYITWEEGYFEQIFRMYLWGEYFDRVNENDIRQGKLADYDLVIFPSVKKGYVEDVVGTLTQQGLDNLKSFIANGGILYTQGECVYLVEKLGLVGSGTVDLQTRVTDIDSKGQLNILDTAHPLTFSWLAPETYVLDDPLLLEKSPVANATQTIIAKYTDTNHSDSPAIIYIEHQLGCAMMIPSHPSDKTEYYPMVLDAVLLSMSRKAALSMDACQKFSEEVPKDIIPGLEADVPVYVTVTFCNFWNNPLKDVVIKSVVQPGFNITDQSKISPLQSNIEREGTITDLGPGTLTTITWNFGEIDENTKLNLSFWVFTEANALKKGEAVVCKTSASYKEVPGGDVTIYARDVTMKAKMAARLVGDRSLDKLTAYGVVGSGIFSDVVFPIENKEDTLAKNVNVQDLVALVAPIVDVTDNRKIVWSTGGTYWDVDDGDANVWLQNEVFFFDDPRYPLPIEAPNRYVKFNVNNWDGVTTYIYENPYGAPIEIPNVYKEPQWGPGLDKPLISLAPNGDIILPAQKLTWTGTWTYHQIGGYDFIDPLVRYGIRSTELPPPYPGTSTDKNKILPPRTILMATLPNIPENYVVNGKVLMNAQALFFIILLGSDENPYKQYLSQGIAYSPIPTNIENLPKVKWQDMWGRPHSAPLRTMDPQFKKSNDFFPVVKVYPTVNDTYELYVEKDTASGKPPYTRDGDEKLYLEYDVSKPAKLHLIAKTWNGSREFEQIYQPDEKFKINKDQSLIVKNIFKGLGFDTRYEQYYLTDYQNVGNPTQLVDEKDEPMFHTLYFNQALFTGEKEEIHIWADMNTYYPDVHYEGPMKVNDGSRYIFHKPDEGPNQYMIMDAHVQAVWGLVSDVEISKKVAPVNIGNYGDTVFHIIKVEDPYEPRQFEMETFLKSYGFGRITASTFVGGRIDDKLCTPRLAPGQETFVRIEVCNNLGGSANDPYTLKNVKIEPDTSDPETYRIINDWMTITVDDLLNSIPPVHQDLSYLLEAQNEPKIADAWRGIVYFKITTKPNIPDLDRGKIHKIKFKLTCDEPGNQLANVGFEIPAAWIGIEDTQGHILTSYGSSTVVHLTDGFPSFVTVNKAKLANAAEKAEFERLMGIDVNQKPRGTQSAAYFEALNRDVSFNPTKGTVTFTLPNYAQQLPWYDNNEMKQDFYVIVQSITDSVRSGIKVVNEGPGIEFKDHFGETGTSAGNLETVVVHGPAMNQEYIVNQIRRAFNGEITQTLTLNERNEVDLKVLFVNTGDDIAETPKITMNLNADVDLISTFPGTSTQIGDTIIWEWGEGGNIAPGSEKNILLTLSITPQKTKGKAPKAPTPLQSTDYFELIGSTSITYTDAFLGIQVTPPPLGSLSLPAMAPAITGPTNLQAVGHPGSISLTWEYNIATPTTFNIYRTDIPPAGTVTFQQIDTGIGTTSYIDNTVTEDIPYYYVVTAVSGDQEGPMSNVGSATPGDIWAPGTITDFTVKNITSDSAGLEWSAPGDNNFTGTASLYIIKYAPVGGNWDNATVFLSPPLPQPVGSVQQATITGLLSTTAYRFYIQTRDEVANPSGITTCDATTLAGPITTRTVSFRAGWNLFSLPLIPTLKPYTAENLVESINAQGTTADIVQHWTEGSTWLTYQIGIPPTPPYFNNDMPIEVGRGYFVHCKNASTWQMHGSKIESENINLRVGWNLIGQGVATITAKNLLQNINAQNGSATIVQRWDDGSFWAGYQIGFPEFYNFTTNIDKGYFVYSKQISKYSPNWTRVSNFAENQVTISWITTSNLKCKVLYGTTTSLGYEAFDDRGVDTQAETHFVTIKNLKTQTTYLYTLVCGNSTDPATYSFTTGPTIPPQAQANIAGYVKKGPMPVEGAIVYVKLKKQDNSSESVWAACLTDATGRWEIDKNKIRTKDLQGFFSYSNQDNIYIEVEAGSLGKTSTTVNASTTNAGDINLP